One stretch of Armigeres subalbatus isolate Guangzhou_Male chromosome 2, GZ_Asu_2, whole genome shotgun sequence DNA includes these proteins:
- the LOC134209295 gene encoding uncharacterized protein K02A2.6-like → MKRAKLLHLGGVELQRIFRSLPDHDKIPLVTTDPKVYDLAIELLDSYFQAGRQDVIERRKLRKLKQELNEKFSHFLIRLRQQCMNCGFEKYPGKVNEILKEIYLIDVIVENCRSDELRKAILKRDRTLKEIEEIAAAIEDTDQQMRELKENNNAIREASVCEIRRSEKTTAAVAKPDERKSQPFSAVGRRYNQQQLARSSKIAKCFSCGQLGHFSTSPECPARGRTCRRCQQLGHFEIVCRKRNANITKKGNPKKVYKIDKLPGHTDQLDDEENISTEEKVYYAFYGGNESNVLDATIGGILVKVLIDSGADANLMRFETWKELKEKKIKIVKSAKGSSRILKGYGSNKPLDVAGTFEAEVTIGCRSTVAEFFVVNGGLKDILGDSTAKKLGVLKVGVGVNNVNVELKPFSKIRGVEATIEMDPNIRPVFQPLRRVPIPIEAAVNSKLEQLLVRDIIEVKKGPASWVSPLVVVGKASGEPRICLDLRRVNQAVVREHFPMPVVDEYLARLGKGKIWSKLDIREAFHQVELSEESRDATTFITNRGLFRFKRLPFGLVTAPEIFQRIMEEMLTGCEGTFWYLDDVIIEGETKEIHDINLKKVVL, encoded by the coding sequence ATGAAGCGTGCGAAGCTGCTGCATCTTGGTGGAGTTGAGCTCCAACGAATTTTTCGTAGTTTACCGGATCATGATAAAATACCTCTGGTTACGACTGATCCGAAAGTCTATGACTTGGCTATCGAGTTGCTTGATTCATATTTTCAAGCAGGCAGGCAAGATGTTATAGAACGCAGAAAGCTCCGTAAGCTGAAACAAGAGCTAAACGAaaaattttctcattttcttATTCGGCTTCGCCAACAATGTATGAACTGCGGTTTCGAGAAGTATCCAGGCAAAGTGAATGAAATACTCAAGGAAATCTATCTCATTGATGTTATCGTTGAAAATTGCCGATCAGATGAATTACGTAAGGCTATTTTGAAACGGGACCGCACACTTAAGGAAATTGAAGAAATTGCGGCGGCAATCGAAGACACCGACCAACAAATGAGAGAACTAAAGGAGAACAACAATGCAATACGCGAAGCATCCGTTTGCGAAATCAGAAGAAGTGAGAAGACCACTGCGGCGGTTGCAAAACCTGACGAACGGAAAAGCCAACCATTTAGTGCAGTAGGACGTCGATACAATCAACAGCAACTGGCAAGAAGCAGCAAAATAGCTAAATGTTTTTCATGTGGACAGCTGGGACATTTCTCAACTTCGCCGGAATGTCCAGCTCGTGGTCGTACTTGTCGTCGTTGTCAGCAGTTGGGACATTTTGAAATTGTGTGCAGAAAACGTAACGCGAACATCACGAAGAAAGGAAATCCAAAGAAAGTGTATAAAATAGATAAACTACCTGGACATACCGACCAACTGGATGATGAGGAAAATATTTCAACCGAAGAGAAAGTGTATTATGCGTTTTATGGCGGAAATGAAAGCAACGTTCTGGATGCCACAATAGGAGGAATTTTGGTGAAAGTGTTAATTGATTCAGGTGCAGATGCAAACTTGATGCGGTTTGAAACATGGAAGGAATTGAAAGAGAAAAAGATTAAGATTGTGAAGTCAGCTAAAGGATCGTCTCGTATTCTGAAAGGATATGGCAGCAATAAACCTCTTGACGTTGCTGGAACTTTTGAAGCAGAAGTTACTATCGGATGCAGATCGACGGTTGCAGAATTTTTCGTTGTCAATGGTGGCCTGAAAGACATTCTCGGAGATTCAACAGCTAAAAAATTGGGCGTGCTAAAGGTAGGCGTAGGAGTGAATAACGTCAACGTAGAGCTCAAGCCATTTTCTAAGATCAGAGGTGTGGAAGCGACAATAGAAATGGATCCGAATATCAGGCCTGTGTTTCAACCATTACGCCGAGTACCGATTCCGATAGAAGCAGCAGTAAATAGCAAGCTTGAGCAGTTGCTGGTTCGTGATATTATAGAAGTCAAGAAAGGACCAGCTTCCTGGGTGTCACCACTAGTAGTTGTCGGAAAAGCTTCAGGAGAACCAAGAATTTGTTTGGATTTACGGCGAGTGAATCAAGCAGTCGTTCGGGAACACTTTCCGATGCCTGTTGTCGATGAATACCTTGCGCGGCTGGGAAAAGGAAAGATCTGGAGTAAATTGGACATACGCGAAGCATTCCATCAAGTCGAGTTAAGCGAAGAATCAAGAGATGCTACAACGTTTATCACTAACCGAGGACTGTTTCGGTTCAAGCGATTACCGTTTGGCCTGGTGACAGCACCTGAGATTTTCCAGCGGATCATGGAGGAGATGCTAACGGGATGCGAAGGAACATTCTGGTATCTCGATGATGTCATCATTGAAGGAGAAACTAAAGAAATCCATGACATAAATCTTAAAAAGGTAGTGCTTTAG
- the LOC134209294 gene encoding uncharacterized protein LOC134209294, translating into MYLYGKQFTLMTDCKALEFLFTPRSKPCARIERWILRLQAFDYHVVHIPGNQNIADCLSRLGTVSSAAFDPEEEIVIHEIAAQAGTTYALKWNEIKEESGKDSEIAQVVLLLETGNQLDLPLAYRVIANELCCIDTVLLRVDRIVIPRTLREKYYRLHMKDTQGEYDEKSFEDQCLVA; encoded by the coding sequence ATGTATTTGTATGGAAAGCAGTTCACTCTTATGACCGATTGTAAAGCGTTAGAGTTCTTATTCACTCCTCGTTCGAAGCCGTGTGCTAGGATCGAACGGTGGATATTGCGACTGCAAGCATTCGATTATCATGTCGTACATATTCCTGGAAATCAGAATATTGCTGATTGTCTTTCTCGATTAGGAACTGTATCATCTGCTGCATTTGATCCAGAAGAAGAAATTGTCATCCACGAAATAGCAGCTCAAGCCGGAACAACATATGCCCTGAAGTGGAACGAGATAAAAGAGGAAAGTGGAAAGGATTCCGAAATCGCCCAGGTCGTTCTACTTCTTGAAACTGGAAATCAGCTAGATTTGCCATTAGCATACCGAGTCATAGCAAATGAACTGTGCTGCATTGATACTGTATTGCTGAGGGTTGATCGAATTGTCATTCCCAGAACTCTTCGAGAAAAGTACTACAGATTGCACATGAAGGACACCCAGGGTGAATATGATGAAAAGTCATTTGAGGACCAATGTTTGGTGGCCTAA